CTCGTGGGCCAGCAGCCGTTCCATGGCGCGGGCACCGCCCCGTCGGTCAAGCGACCGGGTGGGCACCACCAGGCGGCGTTCGACGACGGCGCCGACGCCTTGGAGGGCCGCCGCGTAGCCACGGTAGCGGAGGTGCTCGGCTGCCGCGTCGGGAGTCTGCCGGCAGCCGATCGCCGCGATCCGTCTCCGACCGAGCTTGAGCAGGTGCGCCGTGGCCGTACGGGCGGCGGCGACGTTGTCGATGGCGACGTGGTCGGCGGGGCCGTGGTAGACCTGCTCGCCGAGCAGGACCAGCGGCGTCTCGTCTGTACGTGCGCGCAGGTCCTTGGGGCGCAGCGCGACGGGGCTCAGGATGAGGCCGTCGATCAGGTGGGGGCCGCCGTCGGCGAACAGGCGCTTCTCGCGCTTCGGCATGCCGTCGGTCTGCTCGATGAGGACCGTGTAGGAGTGCCGCTCCGCGGCCTTGACGATGTGCCGGGCGAGCTCGCCGAAGTAGGGCGCGTCGATCGCTGGGACCGCGAGGGCGAGGATCTCCGAGCGACCCGTGCGGAGGCTTCGAGCCGCGAGGTTGGGCCGGTAGTTGAGCTCGTCGAGTGCCCGCTGCACACGCGTGCGCGTGGCCTCCGTGACGTAGGGGTAGTCGTTGACGACGTTGGAGACGGTCCGCACCGACACGCCTGCGAGCTTCGCGACGTCCTTGAGGCTGACCGGCATGCACCCTCCTCGACTGGCCCGATCACCCTACCGCCGTCGGCCTGCCCACGCCCTCGTGGCCTGGGGCTCTTGACTATCAACAGCCAGTCTGCTAAGCCTTGCAACGTTGCAGAGAGGGTAGCACAGCTGGAGCTGGACCGGCTTCGACTCTCTAGGAGGCGGGAGGATGGCCACTCTCGAGCAGACGGTTCGTGTCCCGGCGAAATCTCCCGTTGCCACGTGGGTTCGTCGGTATCGCTTCGAGCTCGCCCTGGTCCTGCCGCTACTGACCTACGTGCTGGTGCTCACCGTCGCCCCGATCATCGACACCTTCCGGCTCTCCTTCACCGCTCCCGAGGGCGGGTTGTCGTTGGAGAACTATCGGGCGATGTTCGGGTCAGAGGTGTTCCGGACCGCGGTGGTCAACACCCTGATCGTGGCGCTGCTGTCGCTGGTCCTGGAGATCGGTGTGGGACTCACCGTCGCCCTGGCCCTCAACGTGCCGTTTCGGGGCCGGGGGTTCGTGCGCACCGTCACGCTGATCCCCATCGGCGTCCCC
The sequence above is a segment of the Actinomycetes bacterium genome. Coding sequences within it:
- a CDS encoding LacI family DNA-binding transcriptional regulator yields the protein MPVSLKDVAKLAGVSVRTVSNVVNDYPYVTEATRTRVQRALDELNYRPNLAARSLRTGRSEILALAVPAIDAPYFGELARHIVKAAERHSYTVLIEQTDGMPKREKRLFADGGPHLIDGLILSPVALRPKDLRARTDETPLVLLGEQVYHGPADHVAIDNVAAARTATAHLLKLGRRRIAAIGCRQTPDAAAEHLRYRGYAAALQGVGAVVERRLVVPTRSLDRRGGARAMERLLAHETPPDAVFCYNDVMALGAIRTLLDRGYRVPGDVAVVGIDDIEDGRFSTPSLTTISPDKAQIANLVVDLLLSRIKEGNAEPPREVQADFTLVVRESSVGRPPSVHSETKRVGPPG